The Candidatus Amarolinea dominans genome contains a region encoding:
- a CDS encoding alpha-amylase, which produces MAFDTPKNYRNLVIYEVYVRNHGPHGAFADVEADLPRLASMGVDIVWFMPIHPIGQLNKKGSLGCPYSILDYRAVNPEYGTKADFARLIAAAHRLGLKVMIDVVYNHTAHDSVLVRQHPDWYHQDASGKPMTTVPDWSDVIDLKHPNEELALYLITTLQMWAEFGVDGFRCDVASLLPVDFWRRARAAVAQVKPGVIWLAESVHAAWVAHRRSVNLSGLSDGELYQAFDLTYNYDIWPVWQAVVLGQASVARYLEMLRFQDAIYPDNFIKLRCVENHDQMRIMRLAPSLDQALAWTAFEAFNRGAFLIYAGQEAGATHTPSLFDVDKVVWGDYAWQPFLTTLARLKKHPALTTGQFVLTAAEPLIQAAWQGEGGNLYGLFNVGAEAGLVQAPLPAGDYVDLLSGATVSVRDGQMDMPASAVVLAYAEALFLQPFHSPLLDFHLPA; this is translated from the coding sequence ATGGCATTCGATACACCAAAAAACTACCGTAACCTGGTCATCTACGAAGTCTACGTGCGCAATCACGGGCCGCACGGCGCCTTTGCCGATGTGGAGGCTGACCTGCCGCGGCTGGCAAGCATGGGCGTGGACATTGTCTGGTTCATGCCCATCCATCCCATCGGCCAGCTCAACAAGAAAGGCAGCCTCGGCTGTCCATACTCTATCCTGGATTATCGTGCAGTCAATCCCGAATATGGTACCAAAGCAGACTTTGCGCGCCTGATCGCCGCGGCGCATCGCTTGGGCTTGAAGGTGATGATTGATGTCGTTTACAATCACACCGCGCACGATTCTGTGCTGGTGCGCCAGCATCCCGACTGGTATCATCAGGACGCCAGCGGCAAACCAATGACGACCGTGCCGGATTGGAGCGATGTGATTGACCTGAAGCATCCCAATGAGGAACTGGCGCTGTACCTGATCACCACGCTGCAAATGTGGGCCGAGTTTGGGGTGGATGGTTTTCGCTGCGACGTGGCTTCACTGCTGCCGGTTGATTTCTGGCGCCGGGCGCGCGCGGCCGTCGCGCAGGTCAAACCAGGCGTGATCTGGCTGGCGGAGTCGGTGCATGCCGCCTGGGTGGCCCACCGCCGCTCCGTGAATCTGAGCGGACTCTCCGACGGTGAGCTGTACCAGGCCTTCGACCTGACCTATAACTACGACATCTGGCCGGTCTGGCAGGCAGTCGTCTTGGGGCAGGCGTCCGTGGCGCGCTATCTGGAGATGCTGCGCTTTCAGGACGCCATCTATCCAGACAATTTCATCAAGCTGCGCTGTGTGGAGAATCATGACCAGATGCGCATCATGCGTCTGGCGCCATCGCTCGACCAGGCGCTGGCCTGGACTGCGTTCGAAGCGTTCAACCGCGGCGCGTTCCTGATCTACGCGGGGCAGGAGGCCGGCGCCACGCACACGCCTTCGCTGTTCGACGTGGATAAGGTGGTTTGGGGCGACTACGCCTGGCAGCCGTTCCTGACCACGCTGGCGCGGCTCAAGAAACATCCGGCGCTGACCACGGGCCAGTTCGTGCTGACGGCCGCCGAGCCGCTGATCCAGGCGGCCTGGCAGGGTGAGGGCGGCAACCTGTACGGTCTCTTCAACGTGGGGGCGGAAGCGGGCCTGGTGCAGGCGCCGCTGCCCGCCGGCGACTACGTGGATCTGCTGAGTGGCGCGACCGTGAGCGTGCGCGACGGCCAGATGGACATGCCGGCCAGCGCCGTCGTGCTTGCCTACGCCGAGGCTTTGTTCCTGCAGCCCTTCCACTCACCCCTGCTCGATTTTCATCTGCCCGCGTGA
- a CDS encoding MFS transporter, translating to MSRRATSSTRPPRHPDGIPPGHWDENQAPDGYQPRNPSLLERSRHWLRGPDDLAARNRQNVLIDGIGVGFAAGIGTFLSVFLVRLGASNFMVGLLTAMPALTGILLAFQVGAFLSRQRQVVPWFSRARLFVLSCYVLTGLVPYLFDQHVPEIIVGIWALATLPQTVVSVAFSVVMGQVAGPRGRVALMSQRWSTLGLANALAVLLAGQLLQHWDFPLNYQIIFLISAIGGLVSYSFSIRISLPDQEAPPAPSGRGSPWRQELGVLRQYPDFLRFTASQFIFRAGLSMAMPLLPLYWVRELKASDMTISFINTAQTVVLLVAYLLWTRLAKRTGERRVLLICAFGASFYPFLTALTHSTGPLAIYAGINGFFQAGVDLVFFDIMLDTCPPQNQARYIGLYQTTVFTAMFLAPLTGTWLADHFSLGWGLLIASALRLGGGVLLYLLGVGRGLKSEAAG from the coding sequence ATGTCACGTCGTGCTACATCATCCACACGGCCGCCACGCCACCCGGATGGCATCCCACCGGGGCACTGGGACGAAAATCAGGCCCCCGACGGCTATCAGCCCCGCAATCCATCGCTGCTCGAACGCTCCCGCCATTGGCTGCGCGGGCCTGATGACCTGGCCGCGCGCAATCGCCAGAATGTCTTGATTGACGGCATCGGGGTTGGCTTTGCTGCGGGCATCGGCACCTTTCTCTCGGTCTTCCTGGTGCGCCTGGGTGCATCCAACTTCATGGTGGGCCTGCTCACCGCCATGCCCGCGTTGACCGGCATCCTGTTGGCATTCCAGGTCGGCGCCTTTCTCTCGCGCCAGCGCCAGGTGGTGCCCTGGTTTTCGCGCGCCCGTCTGTTCGTCCTCTCCTGCTATGTGCTGACCGGCCTGGTCCCCTACCTGTTCGATCAGCATGTGCCTGAGATTATCGTCGGCATTTGGGCGTTGGCTACGCTGCCGCAAACGGTGGTGTCGGTCGCTTTTTCCGTGGTGATGGGTCAGGTGGCCGGGCCACGCGGCCGCGTCGCCCTGATGAGTCAACGCTGGTCAACCCTGGGCCTGGCCAATGCCCTGGCCGTGCTGCTGGCCGGTCAACTCCTGCAACACTGGGATTTCCCCCTCAATTACCAGATCATCTTCCTGATCTCGGCCATCGGCGGGCTGGTCAGCTACAGCTTCTCCATCCGCATCAGCCTGCCGGACCAGGAAGCGCCGCCCGCGCCCAGCGGCCGCGGCTCACCCTGGCGCCAGGAGCTTGGCGTGCTGCGCCAATACCCCGACTTCCTGCGCTTCACGGCCAGCCAGTTCATCTTCCGCGCCGGCCTGAGCATGGCCATGCCGCTGTTGCCACTCTACTGGGTGCGCGAACTGAAAGCGTCGGACATGACCATCAGTTTCATCAACACCGCGCAGACCGTTGTGCTGCTGGTCGCCTATCTGTTGTGGACGCGCCTGGCAAAGCGCACTGGCGAACGCCGGGTATTGCTCATCTGCGCGTTCGGCGCCAGTTTCTACCCCTTCCTGACCGCGCTGACGCACAGCACAGGGCCGCTGGCGATCTACGCCGGCATCAACGGCTTTTTTCAGGCCGGCGTGGACCTGGTCTTTTTCGACATCATGCTCGACACCTGCCCGCCGCAGAACCAGGCGCGCTACATCGGTCTTTACCAAACGACCGTCTTTACCGCCATGTTTCTGGCGCCGCTCACCGGCACCTGGCTCGCCGATCATTTCAGTCTCGGTTGGGGCCTGCTGATCGCCAGCGCACTGCGCCTGGGGGGGGGTGTCCTCCTCTATCTGCTCGGCGTGGGGCGCGGGCTGAAATCGGAAGCGGCGGGTTAG
- a CDS encoding HNH endonuclease gives MATPIPSDLRRLVAERARYRCEYCLLPQTMALHRHEPDHIVPLQHGGVTEAINLALACLRCNRYKGPNVGSFDPLTGLLVPLFHPRLQSWDQHFHVVGAEIRPLTPEGRVTVLVLRLNDPDRLAERQRLIEARLYW, from the coding sequence ATGGCCACTCCTATCCCGTCTGATCTACGCCGATTAGTTGCAGAACGAGCAAGGTATCGGTGTGAGTACTGTTTACTGCCCCAAACCATGGCATTGCACCGACATGAACCCGATCACATTGTCCCCCTTCAGCATGGCGGCGTCACGGAAGCCATCAACCTTGCCCTCGCTTGTTTGCGCTGCAATCGCTACAAGGGACCAAATGTTGGCTCCTTTGATCCACTGACGGGTCTGTTAGTTCCCCTTTTTCACCCTCGTTTACAGAGCTGGGACCAGCATTTCCACGTCGTCGGTGCTGAGATCAGGCCGCTCACTCCGGAAGGACGCGTCACCGTTTTGGTTCTTCGGCTCAACGATCCCGATCGCCTGGCAGAGCGCCAGCGGCTAATTGAAGCCAGGCTATACTGGTGA
- a CDS encoding DEAD/DEAH box helicase, giving the protein MTSEFSQLDLHPQLVQAVEALGFTTPTPIQAALIPLLLAGHDIIGQAHTGTGKTAAFGLPMLHHLQADYHAVQGLVVVPTRELAIQVAQALHDYGQQRGVRVLPIYGGEAYARQINRLQKGVDLVVGTPGRLLDLMERKVLDLSRVRVVVLDEADEMLSMGFIEDIETILAATPTDRQTALLSATLSPEIRRLADRYLRDPRAITTEREQVTVAAIEQRTYLVNNAEKLAALTRLFEMEPITSALIFVRTRAGAGELAAELSTRGFPAEGLSGELEQDERERVLNRFRRGQTKVLVATDVAARGLDIENISHVFNFDLPEDPEIYVHRIGRTGRAGKTGIAISLVTPAERWRLGRIEGFTKQRISAATLPTVEQIEQHREEQLLEQVTVWLKRGRTGGERRLAATLVDAGYDPLEIAAAALRHVRTVEGQRSILPITEVQERRPRHALREVEMRSRREIRPGEQSSRPRRTQGAPEVGMVSLNLSKGRLHGVRPSDVVSTIAYHADIPGHVIGKIFIQDHHTVVDVPERFVIQVLSKAHNFRINRQTITVERA; this is encoded by the coding sequence ATGACATCCGAATTCTCGCAGTTAGACCTGCATCCGCAGTTGGTGCAGGCCGTAGAAGCGCTTGGCTTCACCACGCCCACCCCCATTCAGGCCGCCTTGATCCCCCTCTTGCTGGCCGGTCACGACATCATTGGCCAGGCCCATACCGGCACAGGCAAGACCGCCGCCTTTGGCCTTCCCATGCTCCATCATCTGCAGGCTGACTATCACGCCGTCCAGGGCCTGGTGGTGGTGCCCACGCGTGAGCTGGCGATCCAGGTGGCCCAGGCGCTGCACGACTACGGTCAGCAGCGCGGCGTGCGCGTCCTGCCCATCTATGGCGGTGAAGCGTACGCCCGCCAGATCAACCGCCTGCAAAAGGGCGTTGACCTTGTGGTCGGCACCCCTGGTCGCTTGCTCGACCTGATGGAGCGCAAGGTGCTCGATCTGAGCCGGGTGCGTGTGGTAGTCCTGGATGAGGCCGATGAAATGCTGAGCATGGGTTTCATCGAGGACATCGAGACCATCCTGGCCGCCACGCCGACCGACCGCCAGACCGCGCTGCTGTCCGCGACGCTGTCGCCGGAGATCCGACGCCTGGCCGACCGCTACCTGCGCGATCCCCGCGCCATCACCACCGAGCGCGAACAGGTGACGGTGGCGGCCATCGAGCAGCGCACCTACCTGGTCAACAACGCCGAAAAGCTGGCCGCCCTGACCCGCCTGTTCGAGATGGAACCGATCACCAGCGCGCTGATTTTTGTGCGCACCCGCGCCGGCGCGGGTGAGTTGGCGGCTGAGCTTTCCACACGCGGCTTCCCGGCCGAAGGCTTGAGCGGTGAACTGGAGCAGGATGAGCGCGAGCGCGTGCTCAACCGCTTCCGCCGCGGCCAGACCAAGGTGCTGGTGGCAACCGATGTGGCGGCTCGTGGCCTGGACATCGAGAACATCTCGCACGTCTTCAACTTCGATCTTCCCGAAGACCCGGAAATCTATGTCCACCGCATCGGCCGCACCGGCCGCGCGGGCAAGACCGGCATCGCCATCTCCCTGGTGACGCCGGCCGAACGCTGGCGCCTGGGCCGCATCGAAGGCTTCACCAAACAGCGCATTTCAGCCGCAACACTGCCCACGGTCGAGCAGATCGAACAGCACCGCGAAGAGCAACTGCTGGAGCAGGTGACGGTCTGGCTGAAGCGGGGACGCACGGGCGGCGAACGTCGCCTGGCCGCGACCCTGGTGGACGCCGGCTACGATCCGCTGGAAATTGCCGCGGCCGCGCTACGCCATGTGCGCACCGTCGAAGGCCAGCGCTCGATTCTGCCGATCACCGAGGTGCAGGAACGACGCCCGCGCCACGCGCTGCGCGAGGTAGAGATGCGATCGCGGCGCGAGATCAGGCCGGGCGAGCAGAGCAGTCGCCCACGACGAACGCAAGGCGCGCCCGAAGTTGGCATGGTCAGCCTGAACTTGAGCAAAGGACGGCTGCACGGGGTGCGGCCGAGCGATGTGGTGAGCACCATCGCCTATCATGCCGACATTCCCGGTCACGTCATCGGCAAAATTTTCATCCAGGATCACCACACGGTGGTTGACGTGCCGGAGCGCTTTGTCATCCAGGTGCTGTCCAAAGCGCACAACTTCCGCATCAACCGCCAAACCATCACCGTCGAACGCGCTTGA
- a CDS encoding YifB family Mg chelatase-like AAA ATPase gives MLACVTSCALIGLEGATIEVEVDIAPGLPKVTIVGLPDAAIREAGERVRSAIVNSGYHFPGTRLTISLAPADLRKEGPAYDLPIALAILAATRQIPSDSLNKCLVVGELGLDGSVRHINGVLPMAALAAARGIETLYVPQSDAPEAALVEKINVLPVESLNAIVAHLSGLLPIRRFESTIGFDDETVEAPSTTDFAEIRGQEHVKRALEVAAAGGHNVLMSGPPGAGKTLLARAMPSILPRLTLSEALDITRIYSVGDLLHTSGSGLPLIRQRPFRAPHHTISHAGLVGGGRWPRPGEISLAHRGLLFLDELPEFDPRTLEVLRQPLEDHVVTISRAQGSLTFPANFMLVAALNPCPCGYYGHPTIECTCSSALIARYQHRISGPLLDRIDIHVQVPPVDFDKLTDERQGEPSKTIRARVEAARQRQTKRFQAHAHVTCNADMGVAEVREFCGVDSSGRALLKAAMRQLQLSARAYHRILKLARTVADLAASPRIETVHLAEAIQYRPRQQN, from the coding sequence ATGCTCGCTTGTGTCACCAGTTGTGCCTTGATTGGCCTGGAAGGGGCCACCATCGAAGTCGAAGTAGACATCGCCCCTGGGCTGCCCAAGGTGACGATTGTCGGTCTCCCCGATGCCGCCATTCGCGAGGCGGGCGAACGGGTGCGCAGCGCCATCGTCAACTCCGGCTATCATTTCCCCGGCACCCGCCTGACCATCAGCCTGGCTCCGGCCGATCTGCGCAAGGAAGGCCCGGCCTATGACCTGCCCATTGCCCTGGCTATCCTGGCTGCCACGCGCCAGATTCCATCCGACAGCCTGAACAAGTGCCTGGTGGTTGGTGAACTGGGCCTCGATGGCAGTGTGCGTCACATCAACGGGGTTTTACCCATGGCCGCGCTGGCCGCGGCGCGTGGCATCGAAACGCTGTATGTGCCGCAAAGTGATGCGCCCGAAGCGGCCCTCGTCGAAAAAATCAATGTCCTGCCCGTGGAATCGCTCAACGCCATCGTCGCTCATCTCAGCGGCCTGCTGCCCATCCGCCGCTTCGAATCCACCATCGGCTTCGATGACGAAACGGTGGAGGCGCCGTCCACCACTGACTTTGCCGAGATTCGCGGCCAGGAGCACGTCAAGCGCGCCCTGGAGGTCGCGGCCGCCGGCGGCCATAACGTGCTGATGAGCGGGCCGCCCGGCGCAGGCAAGACGCTGCTGGCGCGCGCGATGCCGTCCATCCTACCGCGGCTGACCTTGAGCGAGGCGCTGGACATCACGCGCATCTACTCCGTGGGCGATTTGCTGCACACCAGCGGCAGCGGGTTGCCCCTGATTCGCCAGCGCCCCTTCCGCGCACCGCATCACACCATCAGCCATGCCGGCCTCGTGGGCGGCGGGCGTTGGCCGCGGCCAGGCGAGATCAGCCTGGCGCACCGGGGCCTGCTCTTCCTGGATGAACTGCCTGAGTTCGACCCGCGCACGTTGGAAGTGCTGCGTCAACCGCTGGAGGATCATGTGGTGACGATTTCTCGTGCGCAGGGCAGCCTGACCTTTCCGGCCAACTTCATGCTGGTGGCCGCGCTCAATCCCTGCCCCTGCGGCTATTACGGCCATCCGACCATCGAATGCACCTGCTCCTCGGCGCTGATTGCGCGCTACCAGCATCGCATCTCCGGCCCGCTGCTCGATCGCATTGATATCCATGTGCAGGTGCCGCCGGTAGATTTCGATAAGCTGACCGATGAGCGCCAGGGTGAGCCGTCGAAGACGATTCGGGCACGCGTGGAAGCCGCGCGGCAGCGCCAGACCAAACGCTTTCAGGCGCACGCCCACGTCACCTGTAATGCCGACATGGGCGTGGCGGAGGTGCGTGAATTCTGCGGCGTGGACAGCAGCGGTCGCGCCCTGCTCAAGGCGGCCATGCGCCAACTACAACTCAGCGCCCGCGCCTATCATCGCATCCTCAAGCTGGCGCGCACCGTGGCCGACCTGGCCGCCAGCCCGCGCATCGAAACGGTGCATCTGGCGGAAGCGATCCAGTATCGGCCACGGCAGCAGAATTAG